In Cutaneotrichosporon cavernicola HIS019 DNA, chromosome: 1, one DNA window encodes the following:
- the PPS1 gene encoding uncharacterized protein (Dual specificity phosphatase, catalytic domain), with translation MPLPPPAARYAVSRSSTPGVSRGGSPVRDVPTPPMSARIHSRPGTPPPGMAKDHHPISAPPTPVNTTHLLPIPLPSVAPGIPGLSALGMERCRSSEAVLTHSHSHVRAPDKGSGTTSADATPRKPHPLGANPPANAATALLDLPSSGEVSPLGSPDMGNRVVDDLGAPALHDDHLHPQQAHPHPQHQQLDGCDAHEHGLAHEHEHEHEHLDHGDHDERMDIDEVEVPVPELGAPTSDDAGVWGMPKWGLEDERPEVRPGVRLVGMEELPALIERHSLLDTPSQVVFPWLHGIADDGMKGREMGAFFGYGPPFEPPPYRGLSVVLAPPHPLDKQQRLATSPVTATTSPLVPAHEAGGGARAPSPNHLNLPPPRENGSNSSGSYSSMGSTAITSPTMTAESLDPTTPPPTEQKLAANVGVQEASSDSDGDHDVQMHPCTDKRVGVASPRSENTAPPDIVPDHGSDSDSDSDESYISDDDPGPSCILMNAVHAQDVFELPQYPPPGRRPSFGRAALNAERRPWGRFRAPRLPNQINLRNLNIQQIKYATISDIIVYTRNGVGPGILEVAEAMAVAQEELYRQRVEEFYRHVHGRGEGEGINRPVKYGVWVLVEPFSKVEKFCPDLVNIDCMGNQTSNSRLVDLFEREAYESRAMTRASEVVEGFWVGNDTDVPGGADDGAGARVPFDMCVKASECSDMPTSAAIAVAYRQLLALDRVRGQHDEVQNTWTASPATTALRNLLSPAGPATPQINESTPLPRPRANALGTSPDETHIYAQQHAVENHYVAIECAGSCRTITGQMRNLATMTEKVVELVSFLRKIIEGRDKTGIKRQVLVHCQDGYTESSILVLSYIMASLGVSLPEAYLHLQLVAKRSFFLYPTDKPLLHRIDARLAQERRDRAIKCMRSSNGSASPVTPSSPSSNSPAPASRWKPWGFIRGSGGVSAPHVPLIESQPPTTPKRNVDAARRVLVDEGQGGSQAALDCRVWFEDKRFDGFPSRILPFLYLGNLEHAGNAAMLKSLKITHVVSVGESLLDVAIDHDPLHGYIGSNTLAAEARAGRIQVLDLTDVRDDGNDPLRPVIARACEWMEGARAAGGSVLVHCRVGVSRSASIVMAYLMKYRGMGLMDAYLMTRARRLNVLIQPNLRFFHELFGWEVELSRSEAECREERKREAVAAGVRDPSALALLDREPPPRKILYTWPTFCRDVHCLNRRFLCN, from the exons ATGCCGCTTCCGCCTCCCGCGGCGCGGTACGCCGTCTCGCGATCCAGCACTCCAGGGGTGAGCCGCGGCGGCTCCCCCGTCCGTGATGTCCCTACCCCGCCAATGTCGGCGCGCATCCACTCGCGCCCCGGCACCCCACCCCCTGGCATGGCCAAGGACCACCACCCGATCTCGGCGCCTCCAACCCCCGTCAACACGACGCACCTTCTTCCCATCCCCCTTCCCAGTGTCGCGCCCGGCATACCCGGCCTCAGCGCCCTGGGAATGGAGCGCTGCCGCTCGTCCGAGGCCGTGCTCACCCACTCACACTCGCACGTCCGTGCACCAGACAAGGGTTCGGGAACCACTAGCGCGGACGCCACCCCCCGCAAACCACATCCCCTGGGCGCTAACCCCCCCGCGAACGCGGCCactgccctcctcgaccttccGTCGTCGGGTGAAGTGTCGCCCCTCGGCTCACCCGATATGGGTAACCGCGTCGTTGACGATCTGGGTGCCCCAGCGCTCCACGACGACCATCTCCACCCGCAACAGGCTCACCCTCATCCGCAGCACCAACAGCTCGACGGCTGCGACGCGCACGAGCATGGCCTAGCGCACGAGCACGAacacgagcacgagcacctcgaccaCGGGGACCACGACGAGCGCATGGACattgacgaggttgaggttcCGGTTCCCGAGTTAGgtgcgccgacgagcgacgacgccggcgtGTGGGGCATGCCCAAGTGGGGCTTAGAGGATGAGCGTCCCGAGGTGCGCCCCGgtgtccgcctcgtcggcatgGAGGAACTGCCTGCCCTGATCGAGCGGCATTCACTGCTTGACACCCCGAGCCAGGTTGTCTTTCCCTGGTTACACGGTAttgccgacgacggcatGAAGGGACGCGAGATGGGTGCCTTCTTCGGCTACGGCCCGCCGTTCGAGCCCCCTCCCTATCGCGGCCTCTCCGTCGTTCTTGCGCCGCCGCATCCGCTCGATAAGCAGCAGCGTctggcgacgtcgccagTGACGGCCACGACGTCTCCTCTGGTTCCGGCTCACGAGGCGGGTGgcggcgcacgcgcgccgtcgccgaaccacctcaaccttccgccgccgcgtgAAAACGGGTCCAATTCATCCGGATCGTATTCGTCGATGGGCAGCACCGCGATCACTTCGCCGACGATGACAGCGGAGTCCCTCGACCCTACGACGCCTCCGCCAACGGAGCAGaagctcgccgccaacgtCGGCGTACAGGAAGCGTCGTCGGATTCCGACGGCGACCACGACGTCCAGATGCACCCGTGCACCGACAAGCGTGTCGGCGTTGCCAGCCCTCGCTCCGAGAACACGGCTCCGCCCGACATCGTCCCCGACCATGGCTCTGACTCggacagcgacagcgacgagtCATACATATCCGACGACGATCCGGGCCCGAGCTGCATTCTCATGAACGCGGTGCACGCGCAGGACGTATTCGAACTTCCTCAGTACCCACCGCCGGGTCGCCGGCCTAGCTTCGGCCGTGCCGCGCTGAACGCCGAGAGACGGCCATGGGGTCGTTTCCGCGCTCCCCGTTTGCCCAACCAGATAAACTTGCGCAACCTCAACATCCAGCAGATCAAGTACGCGACAATTTCCGATATCATCGTGTACACTCGCAACGGCGTTGGGCCTGGTatcctcgaggtcgcggaggcGATGGCTGTCGCGCAGGAGGAGCTCTATCGCCAACGCGTGGAGGAGTTCTACCGCCACGTCCACGGTCGCGGGGAAGGCGAGGGCATAAACCGCCCCGTCAAGTACGGCGTGTGGGTGCTTGTCGAGCCATTCTCCAAGGTTGAGAAGTTCTGTCCCGACTTGGTGAACATTGACTGCATGGGCAACCAGACGAGCAACTCGCGGCTCGTTGACCTGtttgagcgcgaggcgtaCGAGAGCCGCGCCATGACGCGTGCTtccgaggtcgtcgagggctTCTGGGTTGGCAACGATACGGACGTTCCTGGTGGTGCAGACGATGGCGCGGGCGCCAGAGTCCCGTTCGATATGTGTGTCAAGGCGTCCGAGTGCTCGGATATGCcaacgagcgcggcgaTCGCTGTCGCGTACCGCCAGTTATTGGCACTCGACCGTGTCCGCGGGCAGCACGATGAGGTGCAGAACACTTGGACAGCGTCGCCTGCGACCACGGCCCTGCGCAACCTACTCTCGCCGGCTGGCCCAGCCACACCGCAGATCAACGAAAGCACGCCTCtacctcggcctcgcgctaACGCCCTCGGCACATCCCCGGACGAGACGCACATCTATGCGCAGCAGCACGCGGTAGAGAACCACTACGTCGCCATCGAATGTGCTGGTTCTTGTAGAACTATCACGGGTCAGATGCGCAACCTCGCGACGATGACTGAGAAggtggtcgagctcgtctcgTTCCTCCGCAAGATCATCGAGGGGCGCGACAAGACCGGCATCAAGCGTCAGGTGCTTGTACACTGCCAGGACGGTTACACCGAGTCGAGCATCCTCGTTCTGTCGTACATCATGGCGTCGCTTGGGGTATCTCTGCCTGAGGCGTACTTGCATCTCCAGCTCGTTGCCAAGCGCTCTTTCTTCCTGTACCCAACCGACAAGCCGCTACTGCATCGCATCGACGCACGCTTGGCGCAGGAGCGTCGTGACCGGGCGATCAAGTGCATGCGCTCATCAAACGGATCGGCTTCGCCGGTCACGCCATCCAGTCCGAGCTCGAATTCGCCGGCTCCCGCGTCGCGCTGGAAGCCGTGGGGCTTCATACGTGGTAGCGGCGGCGTGTCCGCCCCGCACGTGCCGCTGATCGAGTCGCAGCCGCCAACCACGCCAAAGCGCAACGTCGATGCCGCCAGAcgcgtgctcgtcgacgagggccAGGGCGGCAGCCAGGCGGCCCTTGACTGCCGCGTTTGGTTCGAGGACAAGCGCTTTGATGGTTTCCCGTCGCGCATCCTCCCGTTCTTATACCTCGGcaacctcgagcacgcAGGTAACGCCGCGATGCTCAAGTCCCTCAAAATCACGCACGTCGTGTCCGTCGGGGAGAGTCTACTCGACGTTGCGATCGACCACGACCCGCTCCACGGCTATATCGGGAGCAACacgctcgcggccgaggctAGAGCCGGGAGAATCCAAGT tcTCGACCTCACGGATGTGCGCGATGACGGTAACGACCCTCTGCGACCTGTCATCGCTCGTGCGTGCGAATGGATGGAGggcgcccgcgccgccggtgGGAGCGTGCTCGTGCACTGTCGTGTCGGTGTTTCGCGTAGTGCAAGCATTGTG ATGGCGTACCTCATGAAATACCGCGGTATGGGTCTCATGGACGCATACCTGATGACCCGCGCGCGGCGCCTGAACG TGCTTATCCAGCCGAACCTGCGCTTCTTCCACGAGCTGTttgggtgggaggtggagctGTCCCgctccgaggccgagtgccgtgaggagcgcaagcgcgaggccgtTGCGGCTGGTGTGCGGGATCCCTCCGCTCTCGCACTACTGGACCGCGAGCCACCACCGCGCAAGATCCTGTACACGTGGCCCACGTTCTGCCGCGACGTG catTGCCTGAACCGCCGGTTCCTGTGCAACTAG
- a CDS encoding uncharacterized protein (Bacterial signalling protein N terminal repeat) encodes MRAATVAFVFALTAPYLAEASPVPFPSRSSHDPHPPTTKERDSTLAEAAIVGTISLLQSALRGTSDDPRAPPDRRWPQLGAAWFDPAQQLYRLPEGYVVLRQTMSPGFIVLSYLMSLVGALCTLELLIRRTSNRGISNVLLLASAGICFGAVSTFAMHFVGNQSLALHHPKQLEDPSYPDIHLSYQGGYTVLSLVASCLAMTFAFFVMGTDIRVSQWKQWWYSSGSSTAGSDRKLRRTPTSPSWKLHKAKASVRSANVATIFHQAGMMPSWSLDGPRGRHSNGGWKDLMPWRSARRPSNPLAPQTYDTDVDEDTLIRQDKELNELDFRHGRLAVRDELDRRALHVGTLQDSDAGSPVSPVSPLLSQQTQLQLSPLAPFYPAGPQATPTYRAPSPTFDPGYSFPPRDSTTNLLPHHEPVPPPLASLAPMAGREPAVMQSGRRASLPAITTPFTPRIAQTLSRIQSLPEPDPDAPTTPNILQDAQLPHADLAEPPSNTQSKVTCSATTSSSDAATGTTGDEFDSDALYDEEGELKIKKVGWRERLRFKIQAGLPLTRLEQAQRFLGLDVVTWTEVFKIFVTGMVAGWGVAAMHYIGQVSINDIPYIGYKVGYVVGSVIIASSAVIIALYIMFIMLRPKLKHSWLSKIMVAFILALAVCGMHYTGMRGTIYGWEMDRRPNAATSMSGTKRAITGIVAALAFVACLGVATFIVMNSIRDRKERARRHRVVVASVLLDDQDRMCVSAIDGMLPMCDIASLSPGDDGTKKRALNETASSIESSGLGVDLTTHNEAFLQAMKMSWSWRNPFWSSLNPFASASEIVGTNGLELAPSPLPVAAAQLPTPPSTPLQLQHRGSIATDATASQSVISGISVVTKLNIARFLEKFAVSATQLSVRLTGKQEGLSRLGVLYDKILTTGWVRLRNGKDTVSKGQLIFLVRRVTSDEERSDLLSRHFIFADASSVATSLHKTLSTPFDGVLSLLDDMRTFCDHTMRMSLRPNTLYAGVAVVQATPFDGLRILLNSEDRSQIPMREVCTFSTLPGLPVDVADGLAGTLQEIGQAVTWLDGMSLLSVITRNMSPENVPPRVARLLAALEKAIVPILDNLLSQEDMAYILPRLTLHPVLVPLTPASAGRTGSPGWAAPHIIVFYANYDVTVTSFADQWHPFSLFRAQNSCVMAGAIDRISRAAASVPEHNIYARRPSKVQFEEPAFGNYSFARDEWSPLAASRERQPPRRSSLSKTPARETESNDISGIAEWEPNWLINLLRARLRADA; translated from the exons ATGCGCGCAGCGACCGTCGCATTCGTTTTCGCTCTCACCGCGCCGTACCTCGCTGAGGCGTCCCCCGTCCCCTTTCCCTCCCGCTCCAGTCATGACCCACAtcctcccaccaccaaaGAACGAGATTCTACGttggccgaggccgccatcgtcggcaccatctccctcctccagtCGGCGCTGCGGGGCACATCAGACGACCCACGCGCCCCACCAGATCGGAGATGGCCacagctcggcgccgcaTGGTTCGACCCCGCGCAACAGCTCTACCGCCTGCCGGAGGGCTACGTAGTCCTCCGCCAGACAATGAGCCCTGGTTTCATCGTGCTCTCGTACCTCATGTCGCTCGTCGGAGCGCTATGcaccctcgagctcctcatccgccGCACCTCGAACCGCGGTATCTCCaatgtcctcctcctcgcatCTGCGGGCATCTGCTTCGGCGCAGTCTCGACATTCGCCATGCACTTCGTCGGTAACCAGTCGTTGGCGCTACACCACCCCAAACAGCTCGAGGACCCATCGTACCCCGATATCCACCTCTCCTACCAGGGCGGCTACACTGTCCTGTCTCTCGTCGCATCGTGTCTCGCCATGACCTTCGCATTCTTCGTCATGGGCACAGACATCCGCGTCTCTCAATGGAAGCAGTGGTGGTACTCGTCTGGCTCGTCTACGGCCGGCAGCGACCGCAAGCTGCGCCGCACACCGACAAGTCCCAGCTGGAAGCTCCACAAGGCCAAAGCCAGCGTCAGGTCGGCCAACGTCGCTACCATTTTCCACCAGGCCGGGATGATGCCGTCCTGGTCCCTCGACGGGCCAAGAGGCCGACATTCGAACGGTGGATGGAAAGACCTTATGCCatggcgctcggcgaggcggccatCGAACCCCCTGGCCCCGCAGACATATGACACGGATGTCGATGAGGACACACTCATCCGTCAGGACAAGGAGCTGAACGAACTCGACTTCCGCCACGGCCGCTTGGCAGTTcgtgacgagctcgaccgccGAGCGCTCCATGTCGGGACGCTGCAGGATTCCGATGCTGGTTCACCAGTCTCGCCCGTCTCGCCTCTCCTGTCGCAGCAGACACAGCTCCAGCTGTCCCCACTCGCACCGTTCTACCCCGCCGGGCCGCAGGCAACGCCGACCTACCGCGCTCCATCGCCGACTTTCGACCCGGGGTACTCGTTCCCGCCTAGAGACTCGACCACCAACTTACTCCCCCACCACGAGCCAGTTCCACCGCCACTTGCAAGCCTGGCCCCGATGGCCGGTCGCGAACCCGCCGTTATGCAGAGCGGCCGTCGTGCTTCCCTCCCGGCCATCACCACGCCGTTTACCCCGCGTATTGCGCAGACCCTGTCTAGAATCCAGAGCCTCCCTGAGCCGGATCCAGATGCACCTACAACGCCCAACATTCTCCAAGACGCCCAATTGCcccacgccgacctcgccgagccgcCCTCGAACACCCAGTCCAAGGTTACCTGCTCGGCTaccacgtcgtcctcggacgCAGCGACCGGTACAACAGGGGACGAGTTTGATTCCGATGCTCTCTacgatgaggagggcgagctcaAGATCAAGAAAGTCGGGTGGCGCGAGCGTCTTCGCTTCAAGATTCAGGCAGGGCTTCCGCTAACCCGGCtcgagcaggcgcagcGGTTCCTCGGACTCGACGTGGTCACCTGGACCGAGGTCTTCAAGATCTTCGTCACGGGCATGGTCGCGGGCTGGGGCGTCGCTGCGATGC ACTACATTGGCCAGGTGTCCATCAACGACATTCCGTACATCGGATACAAGGTCGGATATGTGGTCGGTTCGGTCATCATCGCATCCAGCGCGGTCATCATTGCGCTGTACATCATGTTCATCATGCTCCGTCCTAAGCTCAAGCATTCGTGGCTGTCCAAGATTATGGTCGCCTTCATCCTGGCCCTCGCCGTTTGTGGGATGCACTACACCGGCATGCGGGGCACGATCTACGGATGGGAGATGGACCGGCGGCCAAACGCCGCGACGTCCATGAGTGGGACGAAGCGGGCCATCACGGGCAttgtcgccgcgctcgcttTCGTGGCGTGCCTTGGTGTGGCGACGTTTATCGTCATGAACTCGATCCGCGACCGCAAGGAGCGTGCACGGCGCCaccgcgtcgtcgttgcGTCcgtgctcctcgacgaccaggACCGCATGTGTGTCAGCGCGATCGACGGTATGTTGCCTATGTGCGACATTGCGTCGCTTAGCCCTGGCGACGATGGAACTAAGAAGAGAGCGCTCAACGAGACGGCGTCCTCCATCGAGTCGagcggccttggcgtcgatCTCACCACCCATAACGAGGCGTTCCTCCAGGCCATGAAGATGTCATGGTCTTGGCGCAACCCGTTCTGGTCGTCACTCAACCCGTTTgcctcggcgtccgagATAGTCGGCACGAATGGGCTGGAACTCGCCCCTTCGCCACTGCCTGTCGCGGCGGCCCAACTCccaacgccgccgtctACGCCTCTGCAACTGCAACACCGGGGCTCTATCGCAACGGACGCCACGGCATCCCAATCCGTCATCTCGGGCATCTCGGTGGTGACCAAGCTCAACATTGCGAGATTCCTCGAGAAGTTCGCAGTGTCCGCGACCCAGCTCTCAGTGCGCCTCACCGGCAAGCAGGAGGGCCTTAGTCGCCTAGGCGTGCTGTACGACAAGATCCTTACGACTGGCTGGGTGCGTCTGCGCAACGGCAAGGACACAGTGTCCAAAGGCCAGTTAATCTTCCTTGTTCGCCGCGTGACGTCGGACGAGGAACGCTCAGACCTGCTGTCGCGTCACTTCATCTTTGCTgacgcgtcgtcggtcgCGACGTCGCTGCACAAGACGCTGAGCACGCCGTTCGACGGCGTTCTATCCTTACTCGACGACATGCGTACGTTCTGCGACCACACGATGCGCATGTCGTTGCGCCCGAACACACTGTATGCCGGTGTAGCCGTGGTGCAGGCGACGCCGTTTGATGGTCTGCGCATCCTGCTCAACAGCGAGGACCGCAGCCAAATCCCCATGCGCGAGGTGTGCACATTCTCGACGCTCCCCGGTTTGCCGGTGGACGTGGCGGATGGTCTGGCCGGCACGCTGCAGGAGATCGGCCAAGCGGTGACGTGGCTTGATGGAATGTCACTGCTGAGCGTAATCACGCGCAACATGTCGCCCGAGAACGTGCCGCCACGTGTGGCAcgtctcctcgcggccctcgagAAGGCCATCGTGCCCATCCTCGACAATCTGCTCTCCCAGGAAGACATGGCGTATATTCTCCCTCGCCTAACGCTGCACCCAGTGCTTGTGCCACTCACGCCCGCATCAGCCGGGCGCACCGGCAGTCCCGGCTGGGCGGCACCCCACATAATCGTCTTCTACGCCAACTACGACGTTACTGTCACCTCGTTCGCCGACCAATGGCaccccttctccctcttccgCGCGCAAAACAGCTGCGTCATGGCCGGCGCCATTGACCGCATCTCGCGCGCTGCGGCCTCAGTCCCCGAACACAACATCTACGCCCGCCGGCCCTCCAAGGTTCAATTTGAGGAGCCCGCATTCGGCAACTACTCCTTTGCCCGCGACGAGTGGAGTCCCCTCGCGGCTAGCCGTGAACGCCAGCCGCCCCGCCGTTCCAGTCTGAGCAAgacgccggcgcgcgaAACCGAGTCGAACGACATAAGCGGTATCGCGGAATGGGAACCTAACTGGCTCATCAATCTTTTGCGCGCGCGACTGCGCGCTGACGCTTAG
- the rad16 gene encoding uncharacterized protein (ERCC4 domain), giving the protein MPRRHIPYLSFHKSIIREICRPQKDDLLILAKGLGLRRIVTALLKTYDRKEDLVMVINAHPEDEAGMGDELSIMGVREPGLRILTYEMGVKEREEMYRKGGLFSVTSKILVNDLLKGTVPVELITGLVVLHAETVKQGSLEEFAVRLYRRKNQTGFCKAFSDEPELFAHGLSPMKDMLVNLNMTNVTIWPRYNEAVKEALQTRQAEVVEMYQPMTDHMRECQDAITECMEAMLVELKRDHSLNLDLEDLTVRNAQFKNFDTIVFMRLRPVWHKVGMKTKIHVQALTELRDLQTWLLEYDSATFAAYINTLQRQHFLAQKKTSGPGQYLHDWFNAKAAAHLVQSSQLRVSQPKVTMVGTTPSPIPDGQWRPPDSDAMTGGQESRDEFEFEMEAVRELEERRDLPMGGHVATEEQGDEVMYEIATQVETIPQNIAGSAAADDDEDDLREADPNYPPVFRPIVLSFNADLESRVESRLRKGHEAVLEEQPKWTLLARVLKEIEDTIARVSDSHADQPGTNTVLVMCSSDRTCLQLRQYLTTMEPTDPPFSSGAGKKMMQTLFLSNWQHEKNGQRLANPARYTNGAGADQVQTSKGMEQRMVEARRRGAPSFKRRRMRAGAPARGRREVGIKESTLRELSAFEGGDVNMEQQQMQWAIGDLRQADDDADADADADADDLVEVQPPARLSHRHDTRHAPPPSAASALTSLLARAGVLEEEDLQPRWRDWLSDQGLLEDWDEDYGLLAPEDSIIIRPYGGEDDDILLQELRPRFVVMYEPNLPFIRRLEVYKNCNPGLALRVYQMTYTNSFEEDRYLATMQREADAFHKLIEDRAGMVIPIFNNDPRAPMRDSVVRSRTTYSTRNAGGGEAAQESRIVVDIRELGALLPSLIDAAGIIVVPATLSVGDYILTPKMCVERKALPDLEQSLANGRLHTQCEAMSAHYEICILLIEFEEGKFGIRTKEDARRESAGRGTTEVDGWQDTFYLQSKLVLLALHFPRLRIIWSSSPHESVKILSDLKLNHDEPDEETAILKGSTADDPDGLTPHVENAAAVEMLRAIPGVSGHNLRHVMASVNTIRELVDLSADDLKRILGDENGAKAYGFLHQDGRRQ; this is encoded by the exons ATGCCACGACGGCACATCCCCTACCTCTCCTTTCACAAGAGCATTATCCGAGAGATATGCAGGCCGCAGAAAGATgacctcctcatcctcgcaaAGGGGCTGGGCCTCCGGCGC ATCGTGACGGCACTCCTGAAGACTTATGACCGGAAAGAGGACCTCGTCATGGTC ATCAATGCACACCCCGAAGACGAGGCGGGAATGGGAGACGAGCTGAGTATCATGGGCGTGCGCGAGCCGGGGTTGCGTATCCTCACTTACGAGATGGGCGTCAAGGAGCG cgagGAAATGTATCGCAAGGGCGGGTTGTTTAGCGTCACGAGCAAAATTCTCGTCAACGACCTCCTTA agGGCACGGTGCCGGTCGAGCTGATTACTGGGCTGGTGGTGCTGCATGCTGAGAC GGTCAAGCAGGGCAGCCTCGAGGAGTTCGCGGTGCGGCTGTATCGAAGGAAGAACCAG ACGGGCTTCTGCAAGGCATTCTCGGATGAGCCAGAGCTATTCGCTCATGGCCTCTCACCGATGAAGGACATGCTCGTGAACCTCAACATGACCAACGTCACGATCTGGCCACG atACAACGAGGCGGTCAAGGAAGCTCTCCAGACGCGACAGGCtgaggtcgtcgagatGTACCAGCCCATGACGGACCACATGCGCGAGTGTCAGGACGCAATCACCGAGTGCATGGAGGCGATGCTTGTGGAGCTTAAGCGCGACCActcgctcaacctcgacctcgaggacctgaCGGTGCGCAACGCTCAGTTCAAGAACTTTGACACGATCGTGTTCAtgcggctgcggccggTGTGGCACAAGGTCGGGATGAAGACCAAGATCCACGTGCAGGCGCTGaccgagctgcgcgactTGCAGAC atgGCTTCTTGAATATGACTCGGCGACGTTTGCCGCGTACATCAACACACTGCAACGGCAGCACTTCCTCGCCCAGAAGAAGACGTCTGGCCCCGGGCAGTACCTGCACGACTGGTTcaacgccaaggccgcAGCACATCTCGTACAGTCCTCGCAGCTACGTGTGTCCCAGCCAAAAGTGACCATGGTGGGGACAACACCCTCGCCCATCCCCGATGGCCAGTGGCGGCCGCCTGATTCGGACGCCATGACGGGCGGACAGGAGTCTCGCGACGAGTTTGAGttcgagatggaggcggTGCGCGAGCTTGAAGAACGACGTGACCTCCCCATGGGCGGACATGTTGCCACGGAGGAACAGGGTGACGAAGTGATGTACGAGATTGCAACGCAGGTCGAGACTATTCCGCAGAACATAGCGGGCAGtgctgccgccgacgacgatgaggacgacctgCGCGAAGCGGACCCCAACTATCCGCCAGTCTTCCGGCCTATCGTTCTGAGCTtcaacgccgacctcgagtcGCGCGTCGAGTCCAGGCTTCGTAAGGGACACGAGGCGGTGCTGGAGGAACAGCCGAAGTGGACTCTGCTGGCTCGCGTTCtcaaggagattgaggaCACGATCGCACGCGTCTCCGACTCACATGCCG ACCAACCGGGAACGAACACGGTGCTCGTGATGTGTTCTTCTGACCGCACATGCCTCCAACTCCGGCAGTATCTGACCACCATGGAGCCCACCGACCCTCCGTTCTCCTCCGGTGCGGGAAAGAAGATGATGCAGACGCTCTTCCTCAGCAACTGGCAGCATGAGAAGAACGGGCAGCGTCTCGCCAATCCTGCACGGTACACAAATGGTGCGGGAGCAGACCAGGTGCAGACGTCAAAGGGAATGGAGCAGCGTATGGTcgaggcgaggcggcggggcgcGCCCTCGTTCAAACGTCGCAGGatgcgcgccggcgcgccagCCCGGGGACGCCGAGAGGTGGGCATCAAGGAGTCGACGCTGAGGGAGTTGTCAGCTTTCGAGGGAGGCGATGTGAATAtggagcagcagcagatgCAGTGGGCGATTGGAGA CTTGAGACAAGCTGATGAcgatgccgatgccgatgccgatgccgatgccgatgaCCTGGTAGAGGTGCAGCCACCAGCTCGCCTCTCACATCGACATGACACACGCCATGCACCACCTCCTTCAGCCGCATCGGCGTTAACGAGCTTGCTGGCCCGTGCCGGTGTACTGGAAGAAGAGGACCTACAACCACGCTGGCGAGACTGGCTCAGCGACCAGGGTCTCTTGGAGGATTGGGACGAGGATTATGGCCTTCTGGCCCCTGAGGACAGTATCATCATCCGCCCAtacggcggcgaggacgacgacatcctTCTGCAGGAACTTCGGCCGCGCTTCGTCGTCATGTATGAGCCAAACCTCCCCTTCATCCGGCGTCTCGAG GTGTACAAGAACTGCAACCCCGGCCTGGCGCTGCGCGTATATCAGATGACGTACACCAATTcgttcgaggaggaccgATACCTCGCAACAATGCAGCGGGAGGCGGACGCGTTCCACAAGCTCATTGAGGACCGCGCG GGAATGGTCATTCCCATCTTCAACAATGACCCCCGAGCACCGATGCGAGACAGTGTCGTGCGCTCCCGGACGACGTACTCTACGCGCAATGctggaggtggggaggcTGCACAGGAGTCTCGG ATCGTTGTCGATAtccgcgagctgggcgcCCTCCTGCCGTCACTTATCGACGCCGCGGGCATTATCGTGGTTCCTGCCACACTCAGCGTTGGTGACTACATCCTCACACCCAAGATGTGtgtcgagcgcaaggcATTGCCCGATCTGGAGCAGAGTCTCGCGAACGGCCGACTCCATACCCAGTGCGAGGCGATGAGCGCGCACTACGAAATTTGCATCCTGCTGATCGAgttcgaggagggcaagtTCGGTATTCGG ACAAAGGAGGACGCGCGACGCGAGTCCGCTGGACGAGGAACGACAGAAGTCGATGGATGGCAGGACACCTTCTACCTGCAATCGAAGCTCGTGCTGTTGGCATTACACTTCCCACGACTGCGGATCATttggtcgtcgtcgccacaCGAGTCGGTTAAAATTCTTTCAGACCTGAAGCTCAACCATGATGAGCCGGATGAGGAAACGGCTATCCTGAAAGGTTCGACAGCGGACGATCCTGACGGACTGACCCCCCACGTCGAGAACGCCGCTGCAGTCGAGATGCTGCGGGCGATTCCGGGCGTGTCTGGTCACAACTTGCGGCATGTTATGGCGAGCGTCAACACTATCCGCGAGTTGGTCGACCTAAGCGCGGACGATCTGAAGCGCATTCTTGGCGACGAGAACGGTGCCAAAGCTTATGGCTTTCTACACCAGGATGGGCGGAGGCAGTAG